In Rothia mucilaginosa, one genomic interval encodes:
- a CDS encoding hemolysin family protein produces MDLILLFIGLLLILGTGFFVAVEFSLVALETATVQQAKDSGDKAADAVLRCLKTLSTQLSSCQIGITITTLLTGYTLDAAIKALTTGVINSMGLPSSVTDVLTLLLAMLIATLLSMVVGELLPKGLAIAEPYDVARRVAPAQLAFTRIMSPLVRLMNGSANWILGRFGMEAKEELSAARTPEELSSMVRRSAEEGTLDSDAARFVDRTLRFSELTASEVMTPRGQVAMLEDTAPVAEVIKLARSTGHSRFPLYKGDHDNIVGVVHVKKAVGVPPEVRETLEAGALAEDVLQVPETLHLDALLTQLRQGALQLAVVLDEYGGTAGIATLEDLVEEIVGEVSDEHDRGRTERPLRYGNGDWVFSGLRRPDEINALIPGLEVEESPEYETVGGFMMERLGRIPEVGDSVPVPGGTLRVDTLEGRRVDRIRFTPAPSAQEQTEKGGNA; encoded by the coding sequence GTGGATCTGATACTCCTGTTCATCGGTCTACTCCTCATCCTAGGTACCGGATTCTTCGTCGCCGTAGAGTTCTCACTCGTGGCGCTCGAAACTGCCACCGTGCAGCAGGCAAAAGACTCCGGTGATAAAGCCGCCGACGCCGTCCTGCGCTGCCTCAAAACCCTCTCTACTCAGCTTTCCAGTTGCCAGATCGGCATCACCATCACCACGCTGCTGACGGGTTACACCCTCGACGCCGCCATTAAGGCGCTCACCACCGGTGTAATCAACAGCATGGGGCTGCCCAGTAGCGTGACCGATGTGCTCACCCTGCTGCTGGCAATGCTCATCGCAACCCTGCTGTCCATGGTTGTTGGTGAACTACTGCCCAAGGGCCTCGCCATCGCCGAACCCTATGACGTGGCACGCCGAGTTGCTCCCGCACAGCTGGCCTTCACCCGCATCATGTCCCCGCTCGTGCGCCTCATGAACGGCTCCGCCAACTGGATCCTCGGACGCTTCGGCATGGAAGCCAAAGAAGAACTCTCCGCCGCACGCACCCCCGAAGAGCTCTCCTCCATGGTGCGCCGCTCCGCAGAAGAAGGCACCCTCGACTCCGACGCGGCACGCTTCGTGGACCGCACCCTGCGCTTCTCCGAGCTGACCGCCTCCGAAGTGATGACCCCGCGCGGCCAGGTCGCCATGCTCGAAGACACCGCACCCGTTGCCGAAGTCATCAAACTGGCACGCTCCACCGGCCACTCCCGATTCCCCCTCTACAAGGGCGACCACGACAACATCGTGGGCGTCGTGCACGTGAAGAAGGCAGTCGGCGTGCCCCCGGAGGTTCGCGAAACCCTCGAAGCTGGTGCCCTCGCAGAAGACGTGCTGCAGGTCCCCGAAACCCTGCACCTGGACGCGCTACTCACCCAGCTACGCCAAGGCGCCCTGCAGCTCGCCGTGGTTCTCGACGAATACGGCGGAACCGCGGGCATCGCAACCCTCGAAGACCTCGTCGAAGAAATCGTCGGCGAAGTCTCCGACGAACACGACCGCGGCCGCACCGAACGCCCCCTGCGCTACGGCAACGGCGACTGGGTGTTCTCCGGCCTGCGCCGCCCCGACGAAATCAATGCCCTCATCCCCGGGCTCGAGGTTGAGGAAAGCCCCGAATACGAAACCGTCGGCGGCTTCATGATGGAACGGCTCGGCCGCATCCCCGAAGTAGGCGACAGCGTCCCCGTGCCCGGCGGCACCCTGCGCGTGGACACCCTCGAAGGCCGCCGCGTGGACCGCATCCGATTCACCCCCGCACCTAGCGCACAGGAACAGACCGAGAAGGGAGGCAACGCATGA